A single window of Poecilia reticulata strain Guanapo linkage group LG10, Guppy_female_1.0+MT, whole genome shotgun sequence DNA harbors:
- the med7 gene encoding mediator of RNA polymerase II transcription subunit 7: MGEPQQVSALPPPPTQYIKEYTDENIRKGLAPKPPPPIRDHYMMFGNQFQCDDLIIRPLESQGIERLHPMQFDHKRELKKLNMSILVNFLDLLDILIKSPGSIKREEKLEDIKLLFVHMHHLINEYRPHQARETLRVMMEVQKRQRLETAERFQKHLERVVEMIQGCLASLPDDLPQSEGSDVACGGTKSSSAGPSFGCSSGQAPMLKSEPTDVEETGSSCMGAGVLDKNTASLKRDKTWDKDAAMCSIIDEIA; encoded by the coding sequence ATGGGTGAACCGCAGCAGGTCAGCGCCCTGCCTCCGCCGCCGACGCAGTACATCAAAGAGTACACAGATGAAAACATCCGCAAAGGCCTGGCCCCCAAGCCGCCGCCGCCCATCAGAGACCATTACATGATGTTTGGCAACCAGTTCCAGTGTGACGACCTCATCATCCGTCCCCTGGAGAGCCAGGGCATCGAGAGGCTTCACCCTATGCAGTTTGACCACAAGCGGGAGCTCAAGAAGCTGAACATGTCCATTCTTGTGAACTTCCTGGACTTGCTGGACATCCTCATTAAAAGCCCGGGCAGCATAAAGCGGGAGGAGAAGCTGGAAGACATAAAGCTTCTGTTTGTCCACATGCACCACCTGATTAACGAGTACCGGCCCCACCAAGCCAGGGAGACGCTAAGGGTGATGATGGAGGTGCAGAAGAGGCAGAGGCTGGAGACGGCCGAAAGGTTCCAGAAACATCTGGAAAGAGTGGTGGAGATGATCCAGGGGTGCCTCGCTTCCTTACCTGACGACTTGCCCCAGTCGGAGGGTTCGGATGTTGCTTGCGGTGGGACTAAGAGTTCGTCTGCGGGGCCCAGTTTTGGTTGTTCTTCCGGACAGGCCCCCATGCTGAAAAGCGAACCGACAGACGTGGAGGAAACGGGTTCCAGCTGCATGGGAGCCGGAGTCCTGGACAAAAACACTGCTAGCTTAAAAAGGGACAAAACATGGGACAAGGACGCCGCCATGTGTAGTATAATTGATGAAATAGCTTAA